One genomic region from Augochlora pura isolate Apur16 chromosome 7, APUR_v2.2.1, whole genome shotgun sequence encodes:
- the Lsm1 gene encoding U6 snRNA-associated Sm-like protein LSm1, translating to MNILPGTASLLEELDKKLMVLLRDGRTLIGYLRSVDQFANIVLHRTIERIHVGKEYGDIPRGIFIVRGENVVLLGEIDREKEKDLPLTEVSVDDILDAQRREQELKQDQKRLVNKALKERGLSYIPDMGHDDMF from the exons atgaatattttaccaGGAACTGCATCTCTCCTAGAAGAATTAGACA AAAAACTGATGGTTTTACTACGAGATGGCAGAACTTTGATTGGATATCTTAGAAGTGTAGATCAGTTTGCCAATATAGTGCTTCATCGCACAATTGAAAGAATTCATGTCGGTAAAGAGTACGGGGACATTCCAAGAGGAATTTTCATTGTAAGAGGAGAAAATGTGGTACTTCTGGGAGAAATA GAtagggaaaaagaaaaggattTACCTTTGACCGAAGTGTCTGTGGATGATATTCTAGATGCGCAAAGGCGAGAACAAGAACTGAAACAGGATCAAAAGCGGCTAGTAAACAAAGCTTTAAAAGAGCGAGGTTTATCATACATCCCAGATATGGGCCATGATGACATGTTCTGA
- the Syx17 gene encoding syntaxin 17, with protein MSSSPEKLMKKPIRRLEIQINNFNVAIPHHVDLLKRHKVNILRYQAQHDWVKMNKEQINVSRLVKQLKELLYQMDTLKSQVLDSDIEQFDKLIGKARKSLMNAIEEYLELQLSLPLSPPESPKNEDQEEDHPLNDRYVQLHEEQQELQHQEACLHTWNSLHEDINQLHELFTDFNKIVKDQRVLVNTAENDIEETQVNVEAGEQSLVQALRYKHAMTPLVGALIGTCIGGPVGLIAGLKIGGLTALSCGLLGFTGGAVLKKKTSLKRS; from the exons ATGTCGTCGTCAccagaaaaattgatgaagaAGCCTATTAGGCGTTTGGAGAtccaaattaataattttaatgtagcTATACCGCATCatgttgatttattaaaacgacACAAGGTTAACATTCTAAGG TATCAAGCGCAACACGATTGGGTGAAAATGAATAAGGAACAGATAAATGTGTCTAGGTTGGTGAAGCAGCTCAAAGAATTACTGTACCAGATGGATACTCTTAAATCGCAGGTTTTGGACTCGGATATCGAACAGTTTGATAAGTTGATCGGCAAAGCTCGCAAGAGTCTCATGAATGCTATAGAAGAATATTTAG AGTTGCAATTAAGCTTACCGCTGTCGCCACCGGAGTCACCCAAAAATGAAGATCAGGAGGAAGACCACCCACTTAACGATCGCTATGTCCAATTGCATGAAGAGCAACAGGAGTTGCAACATCAAGAGGCATGTCTGCATACTTGGAACAGTCTGCACGAAGACATAAATCAGCTGCATGAGTTGTTTACTGATTTCAACAAGATTGTGAAG GATCAAAGAGTGTTAGTGAACACGGCAGAAAATGATATTGAAGAGACGCAGGTAAATGTGGAAGCAGGTGAACAATCGCTTGTGCAGGCTTTAAGATACAAACATGCAATGACTCCTTTAGTAGGAGCCTTAATTGGTACTTGTATCGGTGGACCAGTTGGTTTAATAGCAGGATTGAAGATTGGCGGGTTGACTGCGTTAAGTTGCGGTCTCTTAG GATTTACTGGGGGAGCAGTACTGAAGAAAAAGACGTCGTTAAAAAGAAGTTGA